A part of Acidisarcina sp. genomic DNA contains:
- a CDS encoding DUF3147 family protein — protein sequence MSELIIRFFIGGTIVSLFALLGDVLRPKSFAGLFGAAPSVALATIGLTIARNGPQYTSIEAHSMVWGAVGFSPMQAWFAGY from the coding sequence ATGAGTGAACTGATCATTCGATTTTTTATCGGAGGGACCATAGTTAGTTTGTTTGCGCTTTTGGGAGACGTCCTGCGCCCGAAGAGTTTCGCAGGGCTTTTTGGCGCAGCTCCTTCTGTTGCCCTGGCAACGATCGGATTGACGATTGCCAGGAACGGCCCGCAATACACGTCGATCGAGGCGCACTCAATGGTGTGGGGAGCGGTCGGATTCTCACCTATGCAAGCATGGTTTGCTGGGTATTGA
- a CDS encoding inorganic diphosphatase, translating into MKSLADPTKLQPVDKKHGILQVVVETPKGCRNKFAFDPDQGIFALKKVLPAGMVFPYDFGFLPRTRAEDGDPIDVLLLMDEPAFPGCAIRARLIGVIEGEQLDGKKKIRNDRIVAVAEANHMYANIQKLSDLPDKFVHELEDFFVNYHNLEGKKYRLLGCKGAEAAFSLITQARKAA; encoded by the coding sequence GTGAAGAGTCTTGCGGATCCTACAAAGCTACAGCCCGTCGATAAGAAGCATGGCATTCTTCAAGTGGTTGTAGAGACCCCAAAGGGTTGCAGGAATAAGTTCGCCTTCGATCCGGACCAGGGTATCTTCGCTCTGAAGAAAGTTCTTCCAGCCGGAATGGTCTTTCCCTATGATTTCGGTTTCCTGCCGCGGACCCGCGCCGAGGATGGAGATCCCATCGATGTTCTGCTGCTGATGGATGAGCCCGCCTTTCCCGGCTGTGCCATTCGCGCGCGCCTCATTGGAGTCATCGAAGGTGAGCAACTCGACGGCAAGAAGAAGATCCGGAACGACAGAATCGTCGCCGTAGCGGAAGCGAATCATATGTACGCCAATATTCAGAAACTAAGTGACCTTCCCGATAAGTTTGTTCACGAACTGGAAGACTTCTTTGTGAACTATCACAATCTCGAGGGCAAGAAGTACCGGTTGCTCGGGTGCAAAGGCGCAGAGGCAGCTTTCAGCCTCATCACGCAGGCCAGAAAAGCTGCTTAG
- a CDS encoding DUF3175 domain-containing protein: MPTQNATKSDSHRNSHGRRKWSGAVTSDSTHPQAGLFNKGARTIARELASKKVSPKGPSSGMRMLTFYINRAGKNLSASRLKVLEDAKKILHERIVAAKDREKRNGEKEAHRKRAA; this comes from the coding sequence ATGCCCACTCAGAATGCGACAAAGAGCGACTCTCACCGGAACTCCCATGGGAGACGTAAGTGGTCGGGAGCAGTAACTTCAGATTCCACTCACCCTCAGGCTGGCTTGTTCAACAAAGGAGCCAGGACGATCGCTCGCGAACTCGCGTCGAAGAAAGTATCGCCTAAGGGACCTTCATCGGGCATGCGCATGCTGACTTTCTACATCAACCGTGCCGGCAAGAATTTGTCCGCCAGTCGACTGAAGGTGCTCGAAGATGCCAAGAAGATTCTCCACGAACGAATCGTGGCGGCTAAGGATCGAGAGAAGAGGAATGGCGAGAAGGAAGCTCATAGGAAGAGGGCAGCATAG
- a CDS encoding PfkB family carbohydrate kinase, translating to MTKTPGIDVVGVGLNATDTLIPVSQYPVSGSKVEFRSANVMPGGQVASAMVACQQWGLRTRYVGKLGDDSAAKLHRSEFARLGVETRLLTAPGCASQQAFILVDDFGERTVLWKRDDRLTLRPEEIEREWILDARALHVDGHDTAAATVAAGWARAAGIPVIADLDDPYPGVEQLLEKIDYLIVSRDMPERLLGEPDLKKSLPALQRRFGCRFTAATLGEDGVLACDGLQFYHAPAYRVEAVDTTGAGDVFHAGFIFGLLQGWPVQRQLDFACAAAALNCKGIGARGGIQPIERIEELMATGTRYTPIYDLVRAAT from the coding sequence ATGACAAAAACACCTGGGATAGACGTTGTAGGTGTCGGACTGAATGCTACGGATACCCTGATACCCGTCTCGCAGTATCCGGTGTCCGGCTCCAAGGTTGAATTTCGCTCCGCGAATGTGATGCCGGGCGGACAGGTAGCCAGCGCGATGGTGGCCTGCCAGCAATGGGGCTTGCGCACGCGATATGTCGGCAAACTGGGCGATGATTCTGCTGCGAAGCTGCACCGGTCGGAGTTTGCCCGGCTGGGCGTCGAGACGAGGCTCCTCACCGCTCCGGGATGTGCAAGCCAGCAGGCATTCATCCTGGTAGATGACTTTGGCGAGCGCACCGTGCTGTGGAAGCGGGATGACCGTCTAACGCTGCGCCCAGAGGAGATCGAGCGGGAATGGATTCTGGATGCCCGCGCGCTGCACGTCGACGGACACGACACAGCAGCAGCAACCGTGGCAGCTGGTTGGGCACGAGCTGCGGGTATACCGGTCATTGCCGATCTCGATGATCCATACCCTGGCGTCGAACAGCTATTGGAGAAGATCGACTACCTGATCGTCAGCCGCGATATGCCAGAGCGGCTGTTGGGCGAGCCCGATCTTAAGAAGTCGCTGCCTGCGCTGCAGCGCCGGTTCGGCTGCCGCTTTACCGCTGCAACTCTGGGCGAGGACGGCGTGCTGGCCTGCGATGGCCTGCAGTTTTACCACGCACCCGCATATCGCGTTGAGGCCGTGGACACCACAGGCGCAGGAGATGTCTTCCATGCCGGCTTTATCTTTGGGTTGTTACAGGGCTGGCCGGTACAGAGGCAGCTCGATTTTGCCTGTGCCGCCGCAGCACTGAATTGCAAGGGAATAGGCGCGCGAGGCGGAATACAACCCATCGAGCGCATTGAAGAGCTGATGGCGACCGGAACTCGCTATACCCCCATCTACGACCTGGTGCGTGCAGCCACTTAG